A DNA window from Polyodon spathula isolate WHYD16114869_AA chromosome 18, ASM1765450v1, whole genome shotgun sequence contains the following coding sequences:
- the LOC121330726 gene encoding medium-chain specific acyl-CoA dehydrogenase, mitochondrial-like: HLTAYLVLLLLQLIRASTLAGLRLQNTCAQTATVSKSVFNFELTEQQREFKATAGKFAREEVLPAVSPYDRTGEYPVPLIKTAWELGLMNSHIPEKCSGIGLGIFDACLIAEEIAYGCTGVQTAIENSSLGQMSVIIAGSEQQQKKYLERMTEEPLMCAYCVTEPGAGSDVAGIKTRAERKGDEYIINGQKMWITNGGKANWYFLLARSDSDPKTSANKAFTGFIVDADTPGIQVGRKEMNMGQRCFYTRGITFEDVRVPKENVLLGEGAGFKIAMGAFDKTRPPVTAGATGLAQRALDEATKYALERKTFGKFIAEHQAVCT, encoded by the exons CACCTCACTGCATACTTGGTGCTTCTCTTGCTACAGCTGATCAGAGCCAGCACTCTGGCAGGGTTGAGATTGCAGAATACCTGTGCTCAAACAGCTACAGTGtctaaaagtgtttttaattttg AGCTCACTGAACAGCAGAGAGAGTTTAAAGCTACTGCTGGAAAATTTGCTCGAGAGGAGGTACTCCCTGCTGTGTCCCCTTATGACAGAACTGGAGAG tatcCTGTACCTCTTATCAAGACAGCCTGGGAGTTGGGTCTGATGAATTCTCACATTCCAGaaaaatgca GTGGCATTGGACTGGGCATATTTGATGCATGCCTCATAGCAGAGGAGATAGCATACGGGTGTACTGGTGTTCAAACTGCTATTGAAAACAGTTCTTTGGGA caaatgtcAGTCATCATTGCAGGCAGTGAACAGCAGCAAAAGAAGTACCTGGAAAGAATGACGGAGGAACCTCTCATGTGT GCGTACTGTGTGACAGAGCCAGGAGCTGGCTCAGATGTTGCGGGGATTAAGACCAGGGCAGAGAGAAAGGGTGACGAGTATATCATTAATGGGCAGAAGATGTGGATCACAAATGGTGGCAAAGCTAACTG GTATTTCCTGCTGGCTCGTTCGGATTCGGATCCCAAAACCTCAGCGAACAAAGCTTTCACTGGCTTCATTGTGGATGCTGATACCCCTGGAATCCAAGTTGGAAGAAAG GAAATGAATATGGGCCAACGCTGCTTTTACACAAGAGGTATTACATTTGAAGATGTAAGAGTACCAAAGGAAAACGTACTTCTAGGAGAAGGAGCTGGGTTTAAAATTGCCATGGGAGCCTTTGATAAAACCAGACCTCCG GTCACAGCTGGTGCAACAGGACTGGCACAGAGAGCTTTGGATGAAGCAACAAAATATGCTTTGGAAAGGAAGACTTTTGGAAAATTCATTGCAGAA CACCAGGCAGTCTGTACCTGA
- the LOC121330727 gene encoding ankyrin repeat and SOCS box protein 17-like, which produces MSDSAEPTASNCGKTNVFCDLVQKIGRRPLYQFPGQWGYQSYEPRIYRTLAKLLRNADLEQFEALISDYIGFAQDARQRLDVHFYLEFTEVCINTILYWVFARRGNPSFVKKLMEKTSGFLQDKTNNLALIWRPFTPVYSPSPLSGVTPLHYVAQTRQHYILKILLQYGLLERERTPNYIVLTVLFYPPRVRILDDLDFTDIIEDARVCITLCARVLTHISITDIETQIGFGRHPLVADWKDCIPRTRYREPCELVHLCRVTIRDCLLTNNKLPDGIYELPVPRALQSFLNLDN; this is translated from the exons ATGTCTGACAGTGCTGAGCCAACAGCTTCAAACTGCGGGAAAACAAACGTGTTTTGTGATTTGGTGCAGAAGATAGGGAGGAGACCACTATACCAGTTCCCAGGCCAATGGGGGTATCAGAGTTATGAACCCCGGATTTATAGGACCTTGGCCAAACTATTGAGAAATGCCGATTTGGAACAATTTGAGGCATTGATCTCAGACTACATCGGCTTTGCACAGGATGCTCGCCAGCGCCTTGATGTGCACTTCTATCTCGAGTTCACTGAAGTATGCATCAACACCATTCTTTACTGGGTATTTGCTCGGAGGGGAAACCCTTCCTTTGTGAAGAAGCTAATGGAGAAGACTTCAGGTTTTCTTCAGGACAAAACCAACAACCTGGCACTCATATGGAG ACCCTTCACACCAGTTTACAGTCCAAGCCCTCTTAGTGGTGTAACACCTTTACATTATGTAGCCCAGACCAGGCAACATTACATATTGAAGATCCTTCTGCAATATGGGCTGCTGGAGAGGGAGAGAACCCCGAATTACATTGTGCTCACTGTACTCTTCTACCCACCAAGAGTAAGAATTCTGGATGACCTGGATTTCACTGATATCATTGAGGATGCTAGAGTCTGTATAACCTTGTGTGCCAGGGTGCTCACCCACATATCTATCACAGACATTGAG ACTCAGATTGGTTTTGGGCGTCATCCTCTCGTTGCTGACTGGAAAGACTGTATACCTCGAACCCGCTACAGAGAACCATGTGAGCTTGTACACCTGTGTAGAGTGACCATACGGGACTGCTTGTTAACCAACAACAAACTCCCAGATGGGATCTATGAACTACCTGTCCCAAGAGCTCTCCAGAGCTTCTTAAACCTGGACAACTGA